The following nucleotide sequence is from Halobacillus mangrovi.
CACATTCTTCGATGTGGAGCGATATGGTGAAAACAGCCAGAATCATAAACTAAATCATAGGTTCCCTTTTCTACATCTAAGTCAAAAATATTTTCTTTTATGAATTTCACATTAAGCTTTTTTTCTTGTGCTCGCTCTTTAGCCCACTCCAATGACGTTTCCGACAAGTCTACGGCGTCTACTTCCCACCCTTTCTCAGCCAAATAGACAGCATTTCTACCAGGTCCACAGCCCAGCTCAAGCACTTTTCCTTTTGAGATCAGTCCTTCATCTAAGTACGCTACCAAATTCTCATCCGGAGCATTTTCAAAAAATGGACCAGGCTTGTCCCGGTCCGAATAAAATTCATCCCAAAAA
It contains:
- a CDS encoding class I SAM-dependent methyltransferase is translated as MRETIHNYNQLMIMLDEFLREPTRFWDEFYSDRDKPGPFFENAPDENLVAYLDEGLISKGKVLELGCGPGRNAVYLAEKGWEVDAVDLSETSLEWAKERAQEKKLNVKFIKENIFDLDVEKGTYDLVYDSGCFHHIAPHRRMCYINLIRKALKPERWFAITCFVKGGRFGGAEMTDWEVYREKSLKGGLGFTEETLKKIFHQFQPIQIRKMKETAASEPVFGIPELLTALFRY